In one Triplophysa dalaica isolate WHDGS20190420 chromosome 9, ASM1584641v1, whole genome shotgun sequence genomic region, the following are encoded:
- the sidt2 gene encoding SID1 transmembrane family member 2 isoform X1 — protein MLEMCCARVRSAVVGLVLVLMLCWCPPVDGSNVVIQRDAQFDVTYYDTVTSDNQTIYSYNHTVSRNKTEGVRVSVELLSESVQSPLLFVVRQKQAVLSFQVPLILRGLYQRKYQYTQVGRTLCQPPTKAVSEMQFFYVDVSTLSSAGVHYQLRVSRVDSFNLLTDKKFSFNATPSQPQFFKYVFPDGVDTVIVKINSQKNFPCSVMSIQDIQCPVFDLDNNVAFIGMYQTMTTTAAITVQRKDFPSNSFYVVVVLKTEDEACGGPLRFYPLLPDELMDAGNRSKTLDVIVSPAINSDVYVMGMLFCLGIFLSFYLLTFLVACVENKRMNRKREGLLHPVDISPAETASLLGKAPVSPCEYGSFADNGSTLSSEAVTDSLASTDGNYGYLGLGSFKRRSITLHHVAVCIERSLESVGRSRRESLSSVEEDDYDTLADIDSDKNIVRTKKFLCVSDLSRKDKRVLSKKYQIYFWNIATIAVFYALPVIQLVITYQTVVNVTGNQDICYYNFLCAHPLGALSSFNNILSNVGYVMLGLLFLLIVLHRDILHQRALQRKDTAALECGIPKHFGLYYAMATALMMEGLLSACYHVCPNYTNFQFDTSFMYMIAGLCMLKLYQKRHPDINASAYSAYACLAAVIFFSVLGVVFGKDNSAFWIVFSVIHILATLLLSTQLYYMGRWRLDSGILRRMLHVIYTDCIRQCSGPMYIDRMVLLVMGNIVNWSLAAYGLIHRPNDFASYLLAIGICNLLLYFAFYIIMKLRSGERIQFLALVCVLFTAVVWGFALFFFFQGLSTWQKTPAESREHNRECILLSFFDDHDIWHFLSSIAMFGSFLVLLTMDDDLDTVQRDKIYAF, from the exons ATGCTGGAGATGTGCTGCGCTCGTGTCCGCTCCGCTGTGGTCGGGCTGGTGCTGGTGCTGATGCTGTGCTGGTGTCCGCCCGTGGACGGCAGTAACGTGGTCATACAGAGAGACGCTCAGTTTGATGTCACTTACTATGACACGGTCACCAGTGACAACCAGACCATCTACTCGTACAACCACACCGTCTCCAGAAACAAG acGGAGGGCGTGCGGGTGTCGGTGGAGCTGCTGTCAGAGAGCGTTCAAAGTCCGCTGCTTTTCGTGGTCAGACAGAAACAGGCGGTTCTGTCGTTTCAGGTTCCGCTCATTCTCAGAGGCTT GTATCAGAGGAAGTATCAGTACACTCAGGTGGGCCGCACGCTGTGTCAGCCGCCCACTAAAGCCGTGTCGGAGATGCAGTTCTTCTATGTGGACGTGTCGACGCTGTCCAGCGCTGGTGTTCACTATCAGCTGCGTGTCAGTCGTGTGGACAGCTTCAATCTGTT gACAGATAAGAAATTCAGCTTCAACGCAACGCCATCCCAACCCCag ttctTTAAGTATGTGTTTCCTGATGGTGTGGACACTGTGATCGTGAAGATAAACTCACAGAAGAACTTTCCCTGTTCGGTCATGTCCATACAAGACATCCAG TGTCCGGTCTTTGATCTGGATAATAATGTGGCGTTTATTGGCATGTATCAGACTATGACCACCACTGCTGCTATCACAgtgcag AGGAAGGATTTTCCCAGTAACAGCTTTTACGTGGTGGTGGTACTGAAGACTGAAGATGAGGCGTGTGGAGGACCGCTGAGGTTCTACCCCCTCTTACCCG atgaGCTGATGGACGCTGGAAATCGCAGTAAAACTCTGGATGTGATCGTGTCTCCTGCCATCAACT CTGACGTGTATGTGATGGGAATGCTCTTCTGTCTGGGGATCTTCCTCTCCTTCTATCTGCTGACGTTTCTTGTGGCGTGTGTGGAGAATAAGAG GATGAACAGGAAGAGGGAGGGGCTTCTGCACCCGGTCGACATCTCTCCTGCAGAGACag CATCCCTATTGG GAAAGGCTCCTGTGTCTCCATGTGAATACGGCTCATTTG ctGATAATGGCAGCACATTGAGCTCTGAGGCGGTTACAGACAGTTTAGCATCAACTGATGGGAACTATGGATATctgg GATTGGGGAGTTTTAAACGCAGATCAATCACACTACATCATGTAGCCGTCTGCATTG agCGTTCACTGGAGAGCGTCGGCCGCAGTCGTCGGGAGTCTTTGAGTTCAGTGGAAGAGGACGATTATGACACGCTGGCCGACATCGACTCGGACAAAAACATCGTTCGGACGAAA AAGTTCTTGTGCGTCTCTGATCTTTCTCGCAAAGACAAGCGCGTCCTCAGCAAGAAATATCAGATCTACTTCTG GAACATCGCTACAATCGCTGTGTTTTATGCTCTTCCAGTCATTCAACTGGTCATCACCTATCAGACG GTTGTAAACGTCACAGGAAATCAAGACATCTGCTATTACAATTTCCTGTGTGCTCATCCACTCGGAGcactcag ttCCTTCAATAACATTCTGAGTAATGTTGGGTACGTGATGCTGGGCCTGCTCTTCTTACTCATCGTTCTTCACAGGGACATCCTTCATCAACGCGCTCTCCAACGCAAAGACACCGCAGCCCTG gagTGTGGTATTCCAAAGCACTTTGGCTTGTATTATGCGATGGCCACCGCTCTCATGATGGAGGGTCTGCTCAGCGCCTGCTACCACGTCTGCCCAAACTACACCAACTTTCAGTTCG ACACGTCATTCATGTACATGATCGCTGGATTGTGTATGTTGAAGCTCTATCAGAAGAGACACCCGGACATCAATGCCAGCGCATACTCAGCATACGCCTGTCTGGCTGCTGTTATATTCTTCTCTGTGCTGGGGGTG GTGTTTGGTAAAGATAACTCGGCATTCTGGATTGTGTTCTCCGTCATACACATTCTGGCCACACTGCTGCTGAGCACACAACTGTACTACATGGGCCGCTGGAGACTGG actCTGGGATTTTGCGCAGGATGTTGCATGTGATCTACACAGACTGTATACGACAGTGCAGTGGACCCATGTACATT gaTCGGATGGTTCTGCTGGTGATGGGAAACATTGTGAACTGGTCTCT gGCAGCATACGGCCTCATCCATCGACCCAATGACTTCGCCTCGTACCTGCTGGCCATTGGTATCTGTAACCTGCTACTTTATTTTGCCTTCTACATCATAATGAAG TTGCGTAGTGGTGAGAGAATCCAGTTTCTAGCTCTGGTGTGTGTTCTCTTCACTGCTGTGGTTTGGGGCTTCGCTCTGTTCTTCTTCTTTCAAGGTCTCAGTACATGGCAG AAAACTCCAGCCGAGTCTCGTGAACACAATCGCGAATGTATCCTGCTGTCGTTCTTTGATGATCATGACATCTGGCACTTTCTGTCGTCAATCGCCATGTTTGGATCCTTCTTG GTTCTTCTCACTATGGATGACGACCTCGATACGGTTCAAAGAGACAAAATCTACGCGTTCTAA
- the sidt2 gene encoding SID1 transmembrane family member 2 isoform X3 produces MLEMCCARVRSAVVGLVLVLMLCWCPPVDGSNVVIQRDAQFDVTYYDTVTSDNQTIYSYNHTVSRNKTEGVRVSVELLSESVQSPLLFVVRQKQAVLSFQVPLILRGLYQRKYQYTQVGRTLCQPPTKAVSEMQFFYVDVSTLSSAGVHYQLRVSRVDSFNLLTDKKFSFNATPSQPQFFKYVFPDGVDTVIVKINSQKNFPCSVMSIQDIQCPVFDLDNNVAFIGMYQTMTTTAAITVQRKDFPSNSFYVVVVLKTEDEACGGPLRFYPLLPDELMDAGNRSKTLDVIVSPAINSDVYVMGMLFCLGIFLSFYLLTFLVACVENKRMNRKREGLLHPVDISPAETASLLGKAPVSPCEYGSFADNGSTLSSEAVTDSLASTDGNYGYLERSLESVGRSRRESLSSVEEDDYDTLADIDSDKNIVRTKKFLCVSDLSRKDKRVLSKKYQIYFWNIATIAVFYALPVIQLVITYQTVVNVTGNQDICYYNFLCAHPLGALSSFNNILSNVGYVMLGLLFLLIVLHRDILHQRALQRKDTAALECGIPKHFGLYYAMATALMMEGLLSACYHVCPNYTNFQFDTSFMYMIAGLCMLKLYQKRHPDINASAYSAYACLAAVIFFSVLGVVFGKDNSAFWIVFSVIHILATLLLSTQLYYMGRWRLDSGILRRMLHVIYTDCIRQCSGPMYIDRMVLLVMGNIVNWSLAAYGLIHRPNDFASYLLAIGICNLLLYFAFYIIMKLRSGERIQFLALVCVLFTAVVWGFALFFFFQGLSTWQKTPAESREHNRECILLSFFDDHDIWHFLSSIAMFGSFLVLLTMDDDLDTVQRDKIYAF; encoded by the exons ATGCTGGAGATGTGCTGCGCTCGTGTCCGCTCCGCTGTGGTCGGGCTGGTGCTGGTGCTGATGCTGTGCTGGTGTCCGCCCGTGGACGGCAGTAACGTGGTCATACAGAGAGACGCTCAGTTTGATGTCACTTACTATGACACGGTCACCAGTGACAACCAGACCATCTACTCGTACAACCACACCGTCTCCAGAAACAAG acGGAGGGCGTGCGGGTGTCGGTGGAGCTGCTGTCAGAGAGCGTTCAAAGTCCGCTGCTTTTCGTGGTCAGACAGAAACAGGCGGTTCTGTCGTTTCAGGTTCCGCTCATTCTCAGAGGCTT GTATCAGAGGAAGTATCAGTACACTCAGGTGGGCCGCACGCTGTGTCAGCCGCCCACTAAAGCCGTGTCGGAGATGCAGTTCTTCTATGTGGACGTGTCGACGCTGTCCAGCGCTGGTGTTCACTATCAGCTGCGTGTCAGTCGTGTGGACAGCTTCAATCTGTT gACAGATAAGAAATTCAGCTTCAACGCAACGCCATCCCAACCCCag ttctTTAAGTATGTGTTTCCTGATGGTGTGGACACTGTGATCGTGAAGATAAACTCACAGAAGAACTTTCCCTGTTCGGTCATGTCCATACAAGACATCCAG TGTCCGGTCTTTGATCTGGATAATAATGTGGCGTTTATTGGCATGTATCAGACTATGACCACCACTGCTGCTATCACAgtgcag AGGAAGGATTTTCCCAGTAACAGCTTTTACGTGGTGGTGGTACTGAAGACTGAAGATGAGGCGTGTGGAGGACCGCTGAGGTTCTACCCCCTCTTACCCG atgaGCTGATGGACGCTGGAAATCGCAGTAAAACTCTGGATGTGATCGTGTCTCCTGCCATCAACT CTGACGTGTATGTGATGGGAATGCTCTTCTGTCTGGGGATCTTCCTCTCCTTCTATCTGCTGACGTTTCTTGTGGCGTGTGTGGAGAATAAGAG GATGAACAGGAAGAGGGAGGGGCTTCTGCACCCGGTCGACATCTCTCCTGCAGAGACag CATCCCTATTGG GAAAGGCTCCTGTGTCTCCATGTGAATACGGCTCATTTG ctGATAATGGCAGCACATTGAGCTCTGAGGCGGTTACAGACAGTTTAGCATCAACTGATGGGAACTATGGATATctgg agCGTTCACTGGAGAGCGTCGGCCGCAGTCGTCGGGAGTCTTTGAGTTCAGTGGAAGAGGACGATTATGACACGCTGGCCGACATCGACTCGGACAAAAACATCGTTCGGACGAAA AAGTTCTTGTGCGTCTCTGATCTTTCTCGCAAAGACAAGCGCGTCCTCAGCAAGAAATATCAGATCTACTTCTG GAACATCGCTACAATCGCTGTGTTTTATGCTCTTCCAGTCATTCAACTGGTCATCACCTATCAGACG GTTGTAAACGTCACAGGAAATCAAGACATCTGCTATTACAATTTCCTGTGTGCTCATCCACTCGGAGcactcag ttCCTTCAATAACATTCTGAGTAATGTTGGGTACGTGATGCTGGGCCTGCTCTTCTTACTCATCGTTCTTCACAGGGACATCCTTCATCAACGCGCTCTCCAACGCAAAGACACCGCAGCCCTG gagTGTGGTATTCCAAAGCACTTTGGCTTGTATTATGCGATGGCCACCGCTCTCATGATGGAGGGTCTGCTCAGCGCCTGCTACCACGTCTGCCCAAACTACACCAACTTTCAGTTCG ACACGTCATTCATGTACATGATCGCTGGATTGTGTATGTTGAAGCTCTATCAGAAGAGACACCCGGACATCAATGCCAGCGCATACTCAGCATACGCCTGTCTGGCTGCTGTTATATTCTTCTCTGTGCTGGGGGTG GTGTTTGGTAAAGATAACTCGGCATTCTGGATTGTGTTCTCCGTCATACACATTCTGGCCACACTGCTGCTGAGCACACAACTGTACTACATGGGCCGCTGGAGACTGG actCTGGGATTTTGCGCAGGATGTTGCATGTGATCTACACAGACTGTATACGACAGTGCAGTGGACCCATGTACATT gaTCGGATGGTTCTGCTGGTGATGGGAAACATTGTGAACTGGTCTCT gGCAGCATACGGCCTCATCCATCGACCCAATGACTTCGCCTCGTACCTGCTGGCCATTGGTATCTGTAACCTGCTACTTTATTTTGCCTTCTACATCATAATGAAG TTGCGTAGTGGTGAGAGAATCCAGTTTCTAGCTCTGGTGTGTGTTCTCTTCACTGCTGTGGTTTGGGGCTTCGCTCTGTTCTTCTTCTTTCAAGGTCTCAGTACATGGCAG AAAACTCCAGCCGAGTCTCGTGAACACAATCGCGAATGTATCCTGCTGTCGTTCTTTGATGATCATGACATCTGGCACTTTCTGTCGTCAATCGCCATGTTTGGATCCTTCTTG GTTCTTCTCACTATGGATGACGACCTCGATACGGTTCAAAGAGACAAAATCTACGCGTTCTAA
- the sidt2 gene encoding SID1 transmembrane family member 2 isoform X2, with product MLEMCCARVRSAVVGLVLVLMLCWCPPVDGSNVVIQRDAQFDVTYYDTVTSDNQTIYSYNHTVSRNKTEGVRVSVELLSESVQSPLLFVVRQKQAVLSFQVPLILRGLYQRKYQYTQVGRTLCQPPTKAVSEMQFFYVDVSTLSSAGVHYQLRVSRVDSFNLLTDKKFSFNATPSQPQFFKYVFPDGVDTVIVKINSQKNFPCSVMSIQDIQCPVFDLDNNVAFIGMYQTMTTTAAITVQRKDFPSNSFYVVVVLKTEDEACGGPLRFYPLLPDELMDAGNRSKTLDVIVSPAINSDVYVMGMLFCLGIFLSFYLLTFLVACVENKRMNRKREGLLHPVDISPAETGKAPVSPCEYGSFADNGSTLSSEAVTDSLASTDGNYGYLGLGSFKRRSITLHHVAVCIERSLESVGRSRRESLSSVEEDDYDTLADIDSDKNIVRTKKFLCVSDLSRKDKRVLSKKYQIYFWNIATIAVFYALPVIQLVITYQTVVNVTGNQDICYYNFLCAHPLGALSSFNNILSNVGYVMLGLLFLLIVLHRDILHQRALQRKDTAALECGIPKHFGLYYAMATALMMEGLLSACYHVCPNYTNFQFDTSFMYMIAGLCMLKLYQKRHPDINASAYSAYACLAAVIFFSVLGVVFGKDNSAFWIVFSVIHILATLLLSTQLYYMGRWRLDSGILRRMLHVIYTDCIRQCSGPMYIDRMVLLVMGNIVNWSLAAYGLIHRPNDFASYLLAIGICNLLLYFAFYIIMKLRSGERIQFLALVCVLFTAVVWGFALFFFFQGLSTWQKTPAESREHNRECILLSFFDDHDIWHFLSSIAMFGSFLVLLTMDDDLDTVQRDKIYAF from the exons ATGCTGGAGATGTGCTGCGCTCGTGTCCGCTCCGCTGTGGTCGGGCTGGTGCTGGTGCTGATGCTGTGCTGGTGTCCGCCCGTGGACGGCAGTAACGTGGTCATACAGAGAGACGCTCAGTTTGATGTCACTTACTATGACACGGTCACCAGTGACAACCAGACCATCTACTCGTACAACCACACCGTCTCCAGAAACAAG acGGAGGGCGTGCGGGTGTCGGTGGAGCTGCTGTCAGAGAGCGTTCAAAGTCCGCTGCTTTTCGTGGTCAGACAGAAACAGGCGGTTCTGTCGTTTCAGGTTCCGCTCATTCTCAGAGGCTT GTATCAGAGGAAGTATCAGTACACTCAGGTGGGCCGCACGCTGTGTCAGCCGCCCACTAAAGCCGTGTCGGAGATGCAGTTCTTCTATGTGGACGTGTCGACGCTGTCCAGCGCTGGTGTTCACTATCAGCTGCGTGTCAGTCGTGTGGACAGCTTCAATCTGTT gACAGATAAGAAATTCAGCTTCAACGCAACGCCATCCCAACCCCag ttctTTAAGTATGTGTTTCCTGATGGTGTGGACACTGTGATCGTGAAGATAAACTCACAGAAGAACTTTCCCTGTTCGGTCATGTCCATACAAGACATCCAG TGTCCGGTCTTTGATCTGGATAATAATGTGGCGTTTATTGGCATGTATCAGACTATGACCACCACTGCTGCTATCACAgtgcag AGGAAGGATTTTCCCAGTAACAGCTTTTACGTGGTGGTGGTACTGAAGACTGAAGATGAGGCGTGTGGAGGACCGCTGAGGTTCTACCCCCTCTTACCCG atgaGCTGATGGACGCTGGAAATCGCAGTAAAACTCTGGATGTGATCGTGTCTCCTGCCATCAACT CTGACGTGTATGTGATGGGAATGCTCTTCTGTCTGGGGATCTTCCTCTCCTTCTATCTGCTGACGTTTCTTGTGGCGTGTGTGGAGAATAAGAG GATGAACAGGAAGAGGGAGGGGCTTCTGCACCCGGTCGACATCTCTCCTGCAGAGACag GAAAGGCTCCTGTGTCTCCATGTGAATACGGCTCATTTG ctGATAATGGCAGCACATTGAGCTCTGAGGCGGTTACAGACAGTTTAGCATCAACTGATGGGAACTATGGATATctgg GATTGGGGAGTTTTAAACGCAGATCAATCACACTACATCATGTAGCCGTCTGCATTG agCGTTCACTGGAGAGCGTCGGCCGCAGTCGTCGGGAGTCTTTGAGTTCAGTGGAAGAGGACGATTATGACACGCTGGCCGACATCGACTCGGACAAAAACATCGTTCGGACGAAA AAGTTCTTGTGCGTCTCTGATCTTTCTCGCAAAGACAAGCGCGTCCTCAGCAAGAAATATCAGATCTACTTCTG GAACATCGCTACAATCGCTGTGTTTTATGCTCTTCCAGTCATTCAACTGGTCATCACCTATCAGACG GTTGTAAACGTCACAGGAAATCAAGACATCTGCTATTACAATTTCCTGTGTGCTCATCCACTCGGAGcactcag ttCCTTCAATAACATTCTGAGTAATGTTGGGTACGTGATGCTGGGCCTGCTCTTCTTACTCATCGTTCTTCACAGGGACATCCTTCATCAACGCGCTCTCCAACGCAAAGACACCGCAGCCCTG gagTGTGGTATTCCAAAGCACTTTGGCTTGTATTATGCGATGGCCACCGCTCTCATGATGGAGGGTCTGCTCAGCGCCTGCTACCACGTCTGCCCAAACTACACCAACTTTCAGTTCG ACACGTCATTCATGTACATGATCGCTGGATTGTGTATGTTGAAGCTCTATCAGAAGAGACACCCGGACATCAATGCCAGCGCATACTCAGCATACGCCTGTCTGGCTGCTGTTATATTCTTCTCTGTGCTGGGGGTG GTGTTTGGTAAAGATAACTCGGCATTCTGGATTGTGTTCTCCGTCATACACATTCTGGCCACACTGCTGCTGAGCACACAACTGTACTACATGGGCCGCTGGAGACTGG actCTGGGATTTTGCGCAGGATGTTGCATGTGATCTACACAGACTGTATACGACAGTGCAGTGGACCCATGTACATT gaTCGGATGGTTCTGCTGGTGATGGGAAACATTGTGAACTGGTCTCT gGCAGCATACGGCCTCATCCATCGACCCAATGACTTCGCCTCGTACCTGCTGGCCATTGGTATCTGTAACCTGCTACTTTATTTTGCCTTCTACATCATAATGAAG TTGCGTAGTGGTGAGAGAATCCAGTTTCTAGCTCTGGTGTGTGTTCTCTTCACTGCTGTGGTTTGGGGCTTCGCTCTGTTCTTCTTCTTTCAAGGTCTCAGTACATGGCAG AAAACTCCAGCCGAGTCTCGTGAACACAATCGCGAATGTATCCTGCTGTCGTTCTTTGATGATCATGACATCTGGCACTTTCTGTCGTCAATCGCCATGTTTGGATCCTTCTTG GTTCTTCTCACTATGGATGACGACCTCGATACGGTTCAAAGAGACAAAATCTACGCGTTCTAA